A genome region from Blautia coccoides includes the following:
- a CDS encoding sensor histidine kinase: protein MENKNPRHLFHKLFLSYSAVLILIVGVLILFFISSSRTRLLETNQDYAGKLCGEAVLEVSRASSDADYLHRAVYQNSSELQDLLNYFRYDTEEYLRRHLDTYASSNTLDNKDIYSYVENAYSAYPNIKKIEFISYNNNKTTVFYSENDIRVNDNGRERRKEILDGGLASAGSYSFQKEIRDPLSMRVEGCIIFTFDTGEMTELQEKYPMAELYLYYKNGNQVYPGENSLLLDDFQQEDAGKKLKSYIQIQSVEDYIVATRLDKHTAASIPAVHILAILGMGIALVIAGEILISSYLKRLSGRLDGILQGMNQVQTGNLKVQLPENEHGDELDMISRHFNLMCQELESYIRKSYLAEIEQQNAEMQALQSQINPHFLYNTLEAIRMKAICNGDREVGKMLYSLAVTFRSQLKEADVITLMQEMHYCKKYLELFEYRYQGKFHSSVECGPELSNIPVIKFILQPIIENYFIHGIRMEENDNEINIYARRAGEDLFIHVEDNGRGMPEKDMESKNRELANNEMDTRKSIGVTNVNRRLKAAYGDTCGVFLTANHPRGMHVILKVKVKERETDEESNAGGGRGADPSGNKEHNRLGETGT, encoded by the coding sequence ATCGTCGGAGTGCTCATTTTATTTTTTATTTCATCCAGCAGAACCCGACTTCTGGAGACAAACCAGGATTATGCAGGAAAGCTTTGCGGCGAAGCGGTTCTGGAAGTGAGCCGCGCAAGCTCGGACGCGGATTACCTGCACAGAGCGGTTTATCAAAACAGTTCAGAGCTGCAGGACCTGCTCAATTATTTCCGGTATGATACAGAGGAGTATCTCAGGCGTCATCTGGACACATATGCCTCCTCCAATACCCTGGACAACAAGGACATCTACAGCTATGTGGAAAATGCGTACTCCGCCTATCCCAATATCAAAAAAATAGAATTTATCAGCTATAACAATAACAAGACAACAGTTTTTTATTCTGAAAATGATATACGCGTGAATGACAACGGAAGAGAGCGGAGAAAAGAAATTTTGGATGGAGGACTGGCATCCGCTGGTTCCTATTCTTTTCAGAAGGAGATCAGGGACCCTCTCAGCATGAGAGTAGAAGGATGCATCATCTTTACGTTTGACACGGGAGAGATGACAGAGCTTCAGGAAAAATATCCCATGGCGGAGCTATACTTGTACTACAAAAACGGTAATCAGGTATACCCCGGTGAAAATTCTCTGCTTTTAGATGATTTTCAGCAGGAGGACGCAGGTAAGAAGCTCAAGTCATACATACAGATCCAGAGTGTGGAGGATTACATAGTGGCCACCAGGCTGGATAAGCACACAGCCGCATCCATCCCTGCAGTTCATATTCTGGCTATACTGGGAATGGGGATTGCCCTGGTCATTGCCGGGGAGATTCTCATAAGCAGCTATCTGAAGAGACTCAGCGGGAGACTGGACGGAATTCTCCAAGGGATGAACCAGGTGCAGACAGGAAATCTGAAGGTGCAGCTCCCAGAAAATGAACACGGAGACGAGCTGGATATGATCTCCCGGCATTTTAATCTCATGTGTCAGGAGCTGGAATCGTATATCAGGAAAAGCTATCTGGCAGAGATCGAACAGCAGAACGCGGAGATGCAGGCTTTGCAGAGCCAGATCAATCCGCATTTTCTGTACAATACTCTGGAGGCCATCCGCATGAAAGCCATCTGCAACGGGGACAGGGAGGTGGGGAAAATGCTCTACAGCCTGGCAGTCACATTCCGAAGCCAGCTAAAGGAAGCAGATGTGATAACTCTCATGCAGGAGATGCATTACTGTAAGAAATACTTGGAATTGTTTGAATACCGTTATCAGGGAAAATTCCACTCCAGTGTGGAGTGCGGGCCGGAACTTTCCAATATTCCGGTCATTAAATTCATCCTGCAGCCTATTATCGAGAATTATTTCATCCATGGGATCCGTATGGAGGAGAATGACAATGAGATCAATATTTATGCGAGACGCGCAGGGGAGGATTTATTTATCCATGTAGAAGACAATGGAAGGGGAATGCCTGAGAAGGATATGGAGAGCAAGAACCGTGAGCTTGCCAATAATGAGATGGATACCCGCAAATCCATTGGGGTGACCAATGTGAACCGCAGGCTGAAAGCAGCCTACGGTGATACCTGCGGTGTGTTCTTAACGGCAAATCATCCCCGGGGAATGCATGTGATATTGAAGGTAAAAGTCAAGGAGAGGGAAACAGATGAAGAGAGTAATGCTGGTGGAGGACGAGGAGCTGATCCTTCAGGGAATAAGGAACATAATAGACTGGGAGAAACTGGGACTTGA